The genomic region TCACCCAGAGAATTGGACGATATGCTTCAGATCTCGTCCCACGTCATCATTCCCGACTCCGAGATCGAGATCCACGCCGTGCGGTCGCAGGGGGCGGGAGGGCAGCATGTCAACAAAGTGTCGTCGGCCATCCATCTGCGATTTGATATCGCCGCGTCGTCGCTGCCGCCGTTCTATAAGGAAGCGCTGCTCAAGCTACACGATCACCGCATTTCGAGCGACGGGATGATTACGATCAAGGCGCAGGAACATCGCAGTCAGGAGCAGAATCGAGAAGGGGCGTTGACCCGCCTGCGCGTGCTGATTCAAAGCGTGGCGATCCCGCGCAAGAAGCGAAGGGCGACGAAACCCACGAGGACGTCAAAAGAGCGGCGAATGGACAGCAAGACAAAACGAGGCAGGTTGAAGGAACTCAGGCGAAGGCTTGAATGAGGACTTCCCATTACGAGGGAGAGGACACCGCCAGGTGACTTGCGCCGAAGCTCGGGTCCCGTCCTCACTCCATTGAAACGAGCGAACCGAGAATGTGATAGCCGCCGTCCACGTAGATCACCTCTCCGGTAATTCCACGGCCCAGCGGACTGATGAGAAACAGTGCGGTGTCACCCACCTCTCCTTGTTCCGTGGCACGGCGAAGCGGGGCAAACTCCTTGTGGTGGTCCACCATCTTGCTGATGCCGGATACGCCGCGTGCGGCGAGAGTCTTGATGGGGCCGGCCGAGATGGCATTGACGCGAATGTTTTTGGGCCCGAGGTCGTGTGCAAGATAACGAACCGTCGATTCCAGCGCAGCCTTGGCAACGCCCATGACGTTGTAGTGTTGGACCACCCGTTCGGCGCCGAGATACGTGAGGGTGACAATCGAGCCCCCATTGCTCATCAGCGGCAGGGCTGCTCGCGTCACGGCGACGAGGGAGTAGGCGCTGACGTCCAGAGCGGTGGCAAATCCCTGTCGCGTCGTATTGACGAACCGGCCGGTCAGTTCCTCCCGTGGCGCGAAGGCGACCGAGTGAACAAGAAAATCCAGGCTGCCGACTTCTTGTTGCACCTGCTGCATGAGGGTGGAAATCTGTGCGTCATCGCCAACGTCGCAGGGGAAGGCTTTGGCCCCCGGCATGGTGGCGACTAATTCCTCGACGTTTTCCTTGAGGCGCTCATTTTGATAGTTGAACATGAGCCGAGCCCCCTGGCCGGCGGCGGACTGCGCGATCGCCCACGCGATGCTGTGCTTATTGGCGACGCCGACTATGAGTCCTGTTTTTCCATTCAGTAACATCGTGGGCTACTCTCCTGGTTACTCGCTGACAGACCATCTGCGTCCCGGAGACGCGTCGACGGGACGGCGCGAAGCCGAGTCGGAACATAGCATGATCGAGACGAGTTGTTCCAGGCTAGGGTGCGGACGAGACTAGCGGCTGGTATCGGCGGCGGCATGGAGTTGGGCCATGACCCGTTTCGCTTCCGGAATAAAATCGTCTCGATGCTGCGCTTCGGCAAGCGCGAGAGCCTCCGATGCGAGAACGATGGCTTCATTGTGGCGACCGCGTGCGCAGTAGCTTTTCGCAAGACTTAAACGGGCATTGACGGCAGTCGGCTCACCGGCGATCACGCGGCGAAGCAGCTGCTCTCCCGTGTCCGGATTCCCACCCAGCATGGCGGGGAGTCTGACGAGGAAGGTGCCTTTTGCGGAGAGGGCATCGAGATGATCGGGTGCGAGTTCGATGGTGCGGTCCAATTCCTTCATCATGCGGCGAAACCCCAGCACCGAGCCCAGGCTCATTTCTCCATCCAGGCGCATCAGTTCGCCGAGGCTGCAAAAGAGGGCGAAATGGGCGTCCGGAGATTTGTCATCTAAGGAAACGGCTTGCTCTCCCAAGCGCTGACCCTTTTCGAAATGAGTCAGGCGCAGTGCCCGCTCCTGGGCGATCCGGCCCAGATGACATTCATCCAGTGATTGACGGATGAGGGTGCGCAATTCTGGCTGCGCCTGTACGGGGTCGGCCTGCCAGGGAACAAGGACAAGAAGTATTAGGAGGTAGGACACGATCATACGCCGCCCGCTGGAAGAAAGAGCTGGGGAAATATACAGGAAAGAAGGAGCGGGTGCCAAGAGAAAGCGACCGGGCTCGTGGCTCACGGCCGCGCGGCCTTGCGAAGCGCGCAGAAGGACTCAAGCATCGTCCCATAGGGGTAGTGCGCATTTCTTCCGCTGGGATTCGGCAGAACAAAGATGGAGGCAGTGCCCAGCATGACAGTCTGTTTCCCGAGGTCGACCGGGCGCCCGGGGGGAATCCGGAAGATGTGCCGGTAAGGGGTGATGCCGAGAATCGCGACGATCTTGGGCTGATTCTTGCGGATCAGCCGCAGCAGGCGCACCGCACCGAGTCGATAATCTCGAGCCGTCAGCGCGTCGATGCCGGCGGTCGCACGGGCGACGACATTGGTCAAGCCGAGGCCCCATTCGAGCAGGCGAAAGTCTTGAGTGGGGCCCAGGGGTTCGGTGATCAGTTGCGCGTCGAACAGGAGTTTCCAGAACCTACTCGAATAACCGCCGAAGTGATGCCCAATGGCAGCGGACCTTAGGCCGGGATTAATTCCCACGAACAAAACGCGCAACCCTGGGCGGACGTAATCGGGGAGGATCAGCCTGGTTTGAGGAGCGGACACCTTGTCCATAAAGAAGTGCTGAGGCAGTTTAGCAGGACTCCGCTATTCTGCCACAGGGCAGTGAGGGAAATGCCCTGAAATTGGAAAGGGTCTCACCCGTGTAACCGAGTGAAATTTCAGAGTTATGGATTTAGGGGGCACCCGGCACCAAGCTTGCTGATCCACCAGGAGCGTGCCGGTTGTGCGGCACACCAATTAACCAACCTTAGCGGAGGTGAGTATCTATGAAGCGCATGTTGATGGCAGTCATGGCCGTGGCAGTGGCAATTTCCTTCAGCGCTCCGTCTTTCGCGGGCGAAGAGAAGAAGGACAAGAAGGACGAGAAGAAGGGCGGCCACGTCCTCGTGTACGGCGAAGAGAAGAAGGATAAGAAGGACGAGAAGAAGGGTGGCCACATGGACACCTTCGGTGACAAGAAGGAAGAGAAGAAGGAAGAGAAGAAGGGTCACTGATCGGTTTCTGGCGAGGCTAGCTGGCTCAAGGAGCCTTTCGCGGAGACGCGGGAGGCTCCTTGGCATTTTTAGCGGAGAGTGCTGAAAAAGACGAGTTGGCAGCCGACCATCGTTTTGGCGTCCCGAATCCTGCCGTCGTGAATCATCGTCATGACCTCCGGCAAGGGCAGCTCCACCACCTCCAGCACTTCGTCCTGGTCCAACCGCTGTTGAGTCTTGATGAGACCGGTGGCTTTGTAAATGTGGATGACTTCGTCCGTGAAGCCCGGCGCGGTCAGGATGCTTGAAAGCAAGGTATAGTGCTCCGCACGGTACCCGATTTCCTCTTCGAGTTCGCGTGCTGCGCAAAGCTTCGGATCCTCGCCCGCATGGAGCTTCCCGGCGGGAATCTCATATATGAAGCCGCCGGCGGCATGACGGAATTGGCGGACGAGGATGACGGTGCCGTCTTCTTTAATCGGCACCATGGCGGACGCGCCGGGATGCCGAACGATCTCCAAGTCTATAATGGTATCGTTCGGTAGACGCACCGTGTCGATGTTGACCGTGATGACCCGTCCTTTGTAAATCGATTTGACCATCTTACCCCCGCGGTTTTGGTCGCGTATAAAACGGCGCGGTGACGATGCTGGCGGGCAGTATCTTGCCGCGGATGTCGACGGCAATGGCGGTGCCGGGGGAGGAGTGAGAAACAGGCACGCAGCCCAGTCCGATGCCCTTTTGAAGGAGGGGGGAGAGGTTGCCGCTGGTGACTTCTCCGATGGGTTCCGACGAGGCCGGATCCAGGATGGGAAATCCGTGTCTGGGCACGCCTTTCTCGATGAGTTCGAACGCGATGACACGCCGCCGAACACCATCATGCTTTTGAGTCAGCAGCGCATCCCGTCCGAGGAACGGTCCTTTCTCGAAATTCACCGTCCACTCGGCCCCGGCTTCGAGCGGAGTTGTCTGTTCATTGATGTCGTTGCCGTACAGGAGGTAGCCCATCTCCAACCGCAACAAGTCCCTTGCTCCAAGGCCGGCGGGCTTTATTCCCTGGTCCGTGCCAGCCTCCATCAGGTTGCGCCAGAGTTCCGCCGCACGATCGGAGGGCATGTTCAGCTCGAATCCCAGTTCTCCGGTATACCCGGTTCTTGCGACAAAGCAGGGAATTCCTGCAACCAGATCTTCGTGAGAAGCATGGAGCTTGAGAGCCCCGAGGTCTTTCTTGCACAAGCGGGCAAGCACGGTGCGTGACGAGGGACCTTGGACGGCAATCTGCGCGACGGCGGACGAGCGGTCCTCGATGGTACACTGGTCCGTGGCGCGATGCTGCCGATTGATCCAGTCGACGATCTTTTTCCGATTCGAGGCGTTGACGCAGAGCAAAAAATCGCTCTCACCGGTCCGGTATACGAAAACGTCGTCAAGGATGCCGCCATCCTCCCGACACATCATCGAGTACTGAGCCCGCCCCACTGCAAGTTTCGCGACATCGTTCGTGGTCATCCGTTGCAGGAACGAGCCGCTGCCGGTGCCGGAAAGATAGAGGCGTCCCATATGGCTGACGTCGAAGAGTCCGGCTTTGGACCGTACGGTTTGATACTCCTCGATCACGCTGCCGTACTGGATCGGCATGTCCCAGCCGGCGAAGTCAACGAGCTTGGCGCCGGCTTCGCGATGCGTTTCGTATAACGGGGTACGATTCATAACGGTGGAAGGACGAGGGGCGACCGCGATTGAAGTTCTATCCGAATATTGTCAGTTCAATCCCAGCAACTCAACCTCGAATATCAACGTGGCGTGCGGAGGGATGACGCCACCTGCGCCTCTGGCGCCGTAGCCGAGATTGGAGGGGATGGTCAAGCGGCGCTTGCCGCCGATCTTCATGCCCTGCACCCCTTCATCCCATCCCTTGATGACGCGTCCGGCTCCGAGTGGAAACGAAAACGGCTGACCACGGTCGACGGAACTGTCGAATTTGGTGCCGTTCTGCAACCAGCCCGTGTAATGAACGGTCGCCGTTTGTCCCGCCTTGGCTACGGCTCCGGTCCCGACGACTTGATCGAGGTATTGCAGTCCTGAAGACGTGGTGACTTCGTTGCCGCCGGAGGTCGACTGTTCCATAGTTGGCTCCTTCGTGTCGTGAGATGAATAATGGGACGGCTTCGACCGGGCGGTTATACGGGCCCGGAGGTCTCAGGCTCCGCGAAAAGAGCCAAACTGGCGGTATACCCGTGCAGAAAATTTCGTCCGCCCACCGGACCGATCTCGCCCTGAGCGAAAAATCCCGCCAACGGGACCTGTCCCAAGCGTTCCTGCACTACGGTGCTGTCGTGATTCGGCCGCCCGAAGAGACCTTCCCCTCGTCCGCAACAGCTGAACAAGAGACTGCCGAGTGGAGGACGCGGATGCTTCCGTCGATCCGCAGCCAGCAGAAAATGAAGATCGTCGCTCGCGGACTTCGCGTCCCGTATGTGGAATTGCACCGTCTGGCCCTCTTGAACCGTATCGCCGATGGCGATGGCGCCCGAGCGCTGGTCTGCCCCGACCAGATTGCGGACGAGGAAATCGCCCTGTTCGAACCGGTCGCGATGTTCGTCGATGACGATGCCGACGTGAAGGGCCTGATGGGCGTCCCGCCGCTGAGAGCTTTCCAGCGATTCGAACACGTCTTGAAGGCGCGTGAGGGCCGGCTGCCCGCCCAATTCATAGACCAGATTCTGCTCGGACTTGGTCACGACGAACCGGTCGCCGATCGGACGGCATCCTTGTGAAATAACCGTTCGAACGGATAAGGGACCGGACAGGTG from Nitrospira japonica harbors:
- the arfB gene encoding alternative ribosome rescue aminoacyl-tRNA hydrolase ArfB — protein: MLQISSHVIIPDSEIEIHAVRSQGAGGQHVNKVSSAIHLRFDIAASSLPPFYKEALLKLHDHRISSDGMITIKAQEHRSQEQNREGALTRLRVLIQSVAIPRKKRRATKPTRTSKERRMDSKTKRGRLKELRRRLE
- a CDS encoding enoyl-ACP reductase FabI yields the protein MLLNGKTGLIVGVANKHSIAWAIAQSAAGQGARLMFNYQNERLKENVEELVATMPGAKAFPCDVGDDAQISTLMQQVQQEVGSLDFLVHSVAFAPREELTGRFVNTTRQGFATALDVSAYSLVAVTRAALPLMSNGGSIVTLTYLGAERVVQHYNVMGVAKAALESTVRYLAHDLGPKNIRVNAISAGPIKTLAARGVSGISKMVDHHKEFAPLRRATEQGEVGDTALFLISPLGRGITGEVIYVDGGYHILGSLVSME
- a CDS encoding tetratricopeptide repeat protein, with the protein product MIVSYLLILLVLVPWQADPVQAQPELRTLIRQSLDECHLGRIAQERALRLTHFEKGQRLGEQAVSLDDKSPDAHFALFCSLGELMRLDGEMSLGSVLGFRRMMKELDRTIELAPDHLDALSAKGTFLVRLPAMLGGNPDTGEQLLRRVIAGEPTAVNARLSLAKSYCARGRHNEAIVLASEALALAEAQHRDDFIPEAKRVMAQLHAAADTSR
- a CDS encoding mismatch-specific DNA-glycosylase, which codes for MDKVSAPQTRLILPDYVRPGLRVLFVGINPGLRSAAIGHHFGGYSSRFWKLLFDAQLITEPLGPTQDFRLLEWGLGLTNVVARATAGIDALTARDYRLGAVRLLRLIRKNQPKIVAILGITPYRHIFRIPPGRPVDLGKQTVMLGTASIFVLPNPSGRNAHYPYGTMLESFCALRKAARP
- a CDS encoding NUDIX domain-containing protein — protein: MVKSIYKGRVITVNIDTVRLPNDTIIDLEIVRHPGASAMVPIKEDGTVILVRQFRHAAGGFIYEIPAGKLHAGEDPKLCAARELEEEIGYRAEHYTLLSSILTAPGFTDEVIHIYKATGLIKTQQRLDQDEVLEVVELPLPEVMTMIHDGRIRDAKTMVGCQLVFFSTLR
- the gcvT gene encoding glycine cleavage system aminomethyltransferase GcvT, which codes for MNRTPLYETHREAGAKLVDFAGWDMPIQYGSVIEEYQTVRSKAGLFDVSHMGRLYLSGTGSGSFLQRMTTNDVAKLAVGRAQYSMMCREDGGILDDVFVYRTGESDFLLCVNASNRKKIVDWINRQHRATDQCTIEDRSSAVAQIAVQGPSSRTVLARLCKKDLGALKLHASHEDLVAGIPCFVARTGYTGELGFELNMPSDRAAELWRNLMEAGTDQGIKPAGLGARDLLRLEMGYLLYGNDINEQTTPLEAGAEWTVNFEKGPFLGRDALLTQKHDGVRRRVIAFELIEKGVPRHGFPILDPASSEPIGEVTSGNLSPLLQKGIGLGCVPVSHSSPGTAIAVDIRGKILPASIVTAPFYTRPKPRG
- a CDS encoding FKBP-type peptidyl-prolyl cis-trans isomerase — protein: MEQSTSGGNEVTTSSGLQYLDQVVGTGAVAKAGQTATVHYTGWLQNGTKFDSSVDRGQPFSFPLGAGRVIKGWDEGVQGMKIGGKRRLTIPSNLGYGARGAGGVIPPHATLIFEVELLGLN
- a CDS encoding FIST signal transduction protein produces the protein MSYATHTEASTALRFAVALSRKTDTEAALRDLADMIRDQIGNAPVDLAFVFFSAHHAAKAELIAPMIREELHVHTCLGCSGEGIIAGGEELETAAGLTLWVARLPRVSVTPLRLSFSETQDQIHMPGWPEPTAGDSTFILLADPFTTPLHDVLTVLNDRYPGGKAVGGLVGGGHGRGENRLIRNDELFDGGLVGVHLSGPLSVRTVISQGCRPIGDRFVVTKSEQNLVYELGGQPALTRLQDVFESLESSQRRDAHQALHVGIVIDEHRDRFEQGDFLVRNLVGADQRSGAIAIGDTVQEGQTVQFHIRDAKSASDDLHFLLAADRRKHPRPPLGSLLFSCCGRGEGLFGRPNHDSTVVQERLGQVPLAGFFAQGEIGPVGGRNFLHGYTASLALFAEPETSGPV